From the Dryobates pubescens isolate bDryPub1 chromosome 29, bDryPub1.pri, whole genome shotgun sequence genome, one window contains:
- the NTMT1 gene encoding N-terminal Xaa-Pro-Lys N-methyltransferase 1 isoform X1: MTSEVVENELEFYSKAEKYWKDVPATVDGMLGGYGHISSIDISSSRKFLQRFLREGPNRTGTSCALDCGAGIGRITKRLLLPLFQTVDMVDVTEDFLTKARSYLGEEGRRVRNYFCCGLQDFIPEPNAYDVIWIQWVIGHLTDNHLSEFLRRCRAGLRPNGIVVIKDNMAQEGVIMDDVDSSVCRELAVVRRLIRSAGLRLLAEERQENFPDEIYHVYTFAMR; this comes from the exons ATgaccagcgaggtggtggagaacGAGCTGGAGTTCTACTCCAAGGCGGAGAAGTACTGGAAGGATGTGCCGGCCACGGTGGATGGGATGCTGGGGGGCTACGGCCACATCTCCAGCATCGacatcagcagctccaggaagtTCCTGCAGCGCTTCCTGCGG GAGGGCCCCAACCGGACGGGCACCAGCTGCGCCCTGGACTGCGGGGCCGGCATCGGCCGCATCaccaagaggctgctgctgccgctctTCCAGACTGTGGACATGGTGGACGTGACAGAGGACTTCCTGACCAAGGCCAGGAGCTACCTGGgcgaggagggcaggagggttcGCAACTACTTCTGCTGCGGCCTGCAGGACTTCATCCCTGAGCCCAACGCCTACGACGTCATCTGGATCCAGTGGGTCATCG GACACCTGACTGACAACCACCTCTCCGAGTTCCTGCGGCGCTGCCGCGCCGGGCTGCGGCCCAACGGCATCGTGGTGATCAAGGACAACATGGCCCAGGAGGGAGTGATCATGGACGATGTGGACAGCAGCGTGTGCCGGGAGCTGGCCGTGGTGCGCAGGCTGATCCGCAGCGCCGGCCTGCGCCTGCTGGCCGAGGAGCGCCAGGAGAACTTCCCCGACGAGATCTACCACGTCTACACCTTCGCCATGAGATGA
- the NTMT1 gene encoding N-terminal Xaa-Pro-Lys N-methyltransferase 1 isoform X2, whose product MTSEVVENELEFYSKAEKYWKDVPATVDGMLGGYGHISSIDISSSRKFLQRFLRTVDMVDVTEDFLTKARSYLGEEGRRVRNYFCCGLQDFIPEPNAYDVIWIQWVIGHLTDNHLSEFLRRCRAGLRPNGIVVIKDNMAQEGVIMDDVDSSVCRELAVVRRLIRSAGLRLLAEERQENFPDEIYHVYTFAMR is encoded by the exons ATgaccagcgaggtggtggagaacGAGCTGGAGTTCTACTCCAAGGCGGAGAAGTACTGGAAGGATGTGCCGGCCACGGTGGATGGGATGCTGGGGGGCTACGGCCACATCTCCAGCATCGacatcagcagctccaggaagtTCCTGCAGCGCTTCCTGCGG ACTGTGGACATGGTGGACGTGACAGAGGACTTCCTGACCAAGGCCAGGAGCTACCTGGgcgaggagggcaggagggttcGCAACTACTTCTGCTGCGGCCTGCAGGACTTCATCCCTGAGCCCAACGCCTACGACGTCATCTGGATCCAGTGGGTCATCG GACACCTGACTGACAACCACCTCTCCGAGTTCCTGCGGCGCTGCCGCGCCGGGCTGCGGCCCAACGGCATCGTGGTGATCAAGGACAACATGGCCCAGGAGGGAGTGATCATGGACGATGTGGACAGCAGCGTGTGCCGGGAGCTGGCCGTGGTGCGCAGGCTGATCCGCAGCGCCGGCCTGCGCCTGCTGGCCGAGGAGCGCCAGGAGAACTTCCCCGACGAGATCTACCACGTCTACACCTTCGCCATGAGATGA
- the ASB6 gene encoding ankyrin repeat and SOCS box protein 6, producing the protein MPFLHGFRRIIFEYQPLVDEILGLLPMQDTEQQSSLGSPACLGSDRSQLSAVRRVLERETHSPFYQEGVSYTLLKVTELGLVPAAEILLEFGADLSFEDPVTYYTSLHIAVLRNQPDMVELLVQHGADINRRDRIHESSPLDLASEEPERLPCLQRLLQLGADVNAADKNGKTALLHALASSDGVQIHNTESIRLLLDGGADVRATTKEGDTVFTYVIFLLGEMVCSSAEEAQLISRFCFRVAQLLLAHGADPSECPAPESLTHLCFKSFRRHFPLLRFLLESGAAYNCSLHGPSCWSGFHIVFECLCSHLSGPEDDGFSADLLQKGQTLLELMMASSQAIQLPTNFEVNTSSCRYHGEKVRTLFCWLKQLERSPQALKHLCRVFIRQRLQPWPVDAKIKALPLPDRLKWYLLIDHTAAGHEDL; encoded by the exons ATGCCCTTCCTGCACGGCTTCCGCAGGATCATCTTCGAGTACCAGCCCCTGGTGGACGAgatcctggggctgctgcccatgCAGGACacggagcagcagagcagcctgggcag ccctgcctgtctgGGCAGTGACAGGAGCCAGCTCTCGGCTGTCAGACGAGTCCTGGAGAGGGAGACCCACTCCCCCTTCTACCAGGAGGGTGTGAGCTACACCCTGCTGAAGGTCACCGAGCTGGGGCTCGTCCCTGCTGCAGAAATCCTCCTGGAGTTTGGAGCCGACCTCAGCTTTGAAG ATCCGGTCACCTACTACACCTCCCTGCACATCGCGGTGCTGCGCAACCAGCCGGACatggtggagctgctggtgcagcacGGCGCCGACATCAACCGCAGAGACCGG ATCCATGAGAGCAGCCCCCTGGATCTGGCCAGCGAGGAGCCTGAGCGACTGCCCTGcctccagaggctgctgcagctgggagctgatgTCAATGCAGCTGACAAAAACG GCAAGACTGCCCTGCTGCACGCCCTGGCCAGCAGCGATGGGGTCCAGATCCACAACACTGAGAGCATTCGGCTGCTGCTGGACGGAg GTGCAGACGTCAGGGCCACCACCAAGGAGGGTGACACCGTCTTCACCTACGTCATCTTCCTGCTGGGGGAGATGGTCTGCAGCAGCGCGGAGGAGGCGCAGCTGATCAGCCGCTTCTGCTTCCGCGTGgcgcagctgctgctggcccacgGCGCCGACCCCAGCGAGTGCCCGGCCCCCGAGTCCCTCACCCACCTCTGCTTCAAGAGCTTCCGGCGCCACTTCCCGCTGCTGCGCTTCCTGCTGGAGTCGGGGGCTGCCTACAACTGCTCCCTGCATGGCCCCTCCTGCTGGTCAGGCTTCCACATCGTCTTCGAGTGCCTCTGCTCGCACCTCAGCGGCCCCGAGGACGACGGCTTCTCGGCAGACCTGCTGCAGAAGGGCCAgaccctgctggagctgatgaTGGCCAGCTCCCAGGCCATCCAGCTGCCCACCAACTTCGAGGTCaacaccagcagctgcaggtaccACGGGGAGAAGGTCAGGACTCTCTTCTGCTGGCTGAAGCAGCTGGAGCGCTCCCCGCAGGCGCTGAAGCATCTCTGCAGGGTCTTCATCCGGCAGCGCCTGCAGCCCTGGCCGGTGGACGCCAAGATCAAGGCTCTGCCTCTCCCAGACAGGCTCAAGTGGTACCTCCTGATCgaccacactgctgctggccacGAGGACCTCTGA
- the LOC128898634 gene encoding basic salivary proline-rich protein 1-like — translation MVLCSAQPPGGPQHGTALLPLAASGGQPLPLPALPRGFPLLLKQKSLFSSSSFTEPHSPPPAFLNAAAAHSSSHRRRSCARIISGGQSRGRRYRGAGTTGARPGAHPARSGAATSPPGCSSTGRAGGLRGACGRQPPALGGERRVGAVLPLTSCDRNQPGAQQPPGGTPGTGPRPLDPAAPHGAKRRAPSTAWGTTAETPGAPRGVPGTPARGGRHRRRPQSPEPRGGRTADPNQPSCPHRAPAGTRAPPQAAAHLPPPEPEVAGGTGRGGASRGGAARGRQGAARGRERRGRGEEPEGADREPPGHPLRDTPPGTPRPGHPPVPGLAASLGAASPGSASPGSAPGTRSRYTLPLPRWVQAPRHTAPVQPLR, via the coding sequence ATGGTGCTCTGCTCCGCACAGCCGCCCGGGGGCCCGCAGCATGGCACTGCCCTCCTCCCGCTGGCAGCCTCCGGCGGGCAGCCCCTGCCGCTGCCTGCGCTCCCGCGGggctttcccctccttttaaAGCAAAAAAGCCTTTTCAGCAGCTCTTCATTTACggagccccacagcccccctcctGCATTTCTAAACGCCGCTGCCGCCCACTCCTCCTCCCACCGCCGGCGGAGCTGCGCCAGGATTATCTCCGGCGGGCAGAGCCGCGGCCGCCGTTATCGGGGCGCAGGCACCACCGGAGCCCGGCCCGGGGCCCACCCTGCCCGCAGCGGCGCCGCCACAagccccccaggctgcagctccacggggcgggccggggggctgcggggtGCCTGCGGccggcagccccctgccctgggcggGGAGCGCAGGGTCGGAGCGGTGCTGCCCCTAACCTCCTGCGACCGCAACCAGCCcggggcacagcaaccccccggCGGCACCCCCGGGACGGGGCCGAGGCCGCTAGACCCCGCCGCGCCCCACGGGGCAAAGCGCAGAGCTCCCAGCACCGCCTGGGGCACAACGGCAGAGACCCCCGGGGCCCCCCGGGGCGTTCCCGGGACCCCTGCCCGCGGGGGGCGGCACCGGCGGCGCCCGCAGAGCCCCGAGCCGCGCGGGGGCAGAACCGCAGACCCCAACCAACCTTCCTGCCCTCACAGAGCTCCCGCCGGGACCCGAGCCCCGCCGCAGGCCGCCGCTCACCTGCCGCCGCCGGAACCGGAAGTAGCCGGCGGTACCGGGAGGGGCGGGGCTTCCCGGGGCGGGGCAGCACGCGGCCGGCAGGGGGCAGCACGCGGCCGGGAGCGGCGCGGCCGGggggaggagcctgagggggcGGACCGGGAACCCCCGGGACACCCCCTCCGGGACACCCCCCCCGGGACACCCCGTCCGGGACACCCCCCGGTACCCGGCCTGGCTGCGTCCTTGGGTGCAGCCTCTCCCGGCTCAGCCTCTCCCGGCTCAGCCCCCGGTACACGCTCCCGGTACACGCTCCCGCTGCCCCGCTGGGTGCAGGCCCCCCGGCACACGGCCCCGGTGCAACCGCTCCGGTGA